The following coding sequences lie in one Zingiber officinale cultivar Zhangliang chromosome 2B, Zo_v1.1, whole genome shotgun sequence genomic window:
- the LOC122047874 gene encoding mitochondrial substrate carrier family protein B-like isoform X1 codes for MQTEARVGVVVESGGQIMRRQQYQALKDQPQIGAAAHLISGGVAGAFSKTCTAPLGRLTILFQVQGMHSDIATLRKANIWREASRIVHEEGFRAFWKGNFVMIVHRLPYSSINFYAFDQYKKVLQLLPGLDKHGDGSAHVGVRFLSGGLSGITASTMTYPLDLVRTRLAAQTNTMYYRGISHALFAICRDEGAKGLYKGLGASLLVVGPNLAINFSVYETLRSNWKLKRPNDSSTLVSLACGGLSGIASSTLTFPLDLVRRRKQLEGSAGRARVYKTGILGTFRHIIKAEGFRGLYRGILPEYYKVVPGMGIAFMTYESMKSILASEI; via the exons ATGCAAACGGAGGCGCGAGTGGGAGTCGTGGTCGAGAGTGGCGGCCAGATAATGAGACGCCAGCAGTATCAGGCTTTGAAAGATCAGCCGCAGATTGGGGCGGCGGCGCACCTTATTTCCGGCGGTGTCGCAGGCGCCTTCAGCAAGACGTGCACGGCTCCTCTTGGTCGGCTTACGATTCTGTTCCAG GTACAAGGTATGCATTCAGATATCGCAACTCTAAGGAAAGCCAACATTTGGCGCGAAGCTTCTCGCATTGTTCATGAAGAAGGATTTAGAGCATTTTGGAAGGGGAATTTTGTGATGATTGTTCATCGCTTACCATATTCCTCAATAAACTTCTATGCTTTTGATCAATACAAGAAA GTACTTCAATTGCTTCCTGGGCTTGATAAGCATGGAGACGGTTCAGCTCATGTTGGTGTGCGGTTTTTATCAGGAGGTTTGTCTGGAATAACTGCTTCCACCATGACATATCCACTTGACCTTGTTAGGACTCGTCTTGCCGCGCAG ACAAATACTATGTATTATAGGGGCATTTCACATGCTCTGTTTGCCATCTGTAGAGATGAGGGTGCAAAAGGATTGTACAAGGGACTTGGAGCATCTTTACTG GTTGTTGGTCCTAATTTAGCAATCAATTTTTCTGTTTATGAAACTCTGCGATCCAATTGGAAACTCAAGAG GCCAAATGATTCTTCTACCTTGGTGAGTTTGGCTTGTGGAGGTCTCTCTGGAATTGCCTCATCAACAT TGACATTCCCACTCGATCTCGTGAGGCGAAGAAAGCAATTGGAGGGCTCTGCTGGAAGGGCTCGCGTGTACAAAACCGGCATTCTCGGGACATTCAGGCACATAATAAAGGCAGAAGGGTTCCGAGGTTTATACAGAGGCATCTTGCCTGAATACTACAAAGTGGTTCCTGGTATGGGCATTGCTTTCATGACCTACGAATCGATGAAGTCAATCCTCGCAAGTGAGATATGA
- the LOC122047874 gene encoding mitochondrial substrate carrier family protein B-like isoform X2: MHSDIATLRKANIWREASRIVHEEGFRAFWKGNFVMIVHRLPYSSINFYAFDQYKKVLQLLPGLDKHGDGSAHVGVRFLSGGLSGITASTMTYPLDLVRTRLAAQTNTMYYRGISHALFAICRDEGAKGLYKGLGASLLVVGPNLAINFSVYETLRSNWKLKRPNDSSTLVSLACGGLSGIASSTLTFPLDLVRRRKQLEGSAGRARVYKTGILGTFRHIIKAEGFRGLYRGILPEYYKVVPGMGIAFMTYESMKSILASEI; this comes from the exons ATGCATTCAGATATCGCAACTCTAAGGAAAGCCAACATTTGGCGCGAAGCTTCTCGCATTGTTCATGAAGAAGGATTTAGAGCATTTTGGAAGGGGAATTTTGTGATGATTGTTCATCGCTTACCATATTCCTCAATAAACTTCTATGCTTTTGATCAATACAAGAAA GTACTTCAATTGCTTCCTGGGCTTGATAAGCATGGAGACGGTTCAGCTCATGTTGGTGTGCGGTTTTTATCAGGAGGTTTGTCTGGAATAACTGCTTCCACCATGACATATCCACTTGACCTTGTTAGGACTCGTCTTGCCGCGCAG ACAAATACTATGTATTATAGGGGCATTTCACATGCTCTGTTTGCCATCTGTAGAGATGAGGGTGCAAAAGGATTGTACAAGGGACTTGGAGCATCTTTACTG GTTGTTGGTCCTAATTTAGCAATCAATTTTTCTGTTTATGAAACTCTGCGATCCAATTGGAAACTCAAGAG GCCAAATGATTCTTCTACCTTGGTGAGTTTGGCTTGTGGAGGTCTCTCTGGAATTGCCTCATCAACAT TGACATTCCCACTCGATCTCGTGAGGCGAAGAAAGCAATTGGAGGGCTCTGCTGGAAGGGCTCGCGTGTACAAAACCGGCATTCTCGGGACATTCAGGCACATAATAAAGGCAGAAGGGTTCCGAGGTTTATACAGAGGCATCTTGCCTGAATACTACAAAGTGGTTCCTGGTATGGGCATTGCTTTCATGACCTACGAATCGATGAAGTCAATCCTCGCAAGTGAGATATGA